In bacterium, the following are encoded in one genomic region:
- a CDS encoding DNA gyrase subunit A, whose protein sequence is ITEIPYQVNKANLITTIANLVRDHKIEGISDLRDESDKDGLRVVVELKRGEIAQIIINQLYKHTQMQTTYGAILLAIDKNRPRIFNLREMLDKFLQHRQEVVRRRTQFDLKKAKAKAHILEGLKVAIEHLDKVIKIIKSSKDVDSARESLMQEFKLSDLQVRAILDMRLQRLTGLERDKIQQEYLDTIKLINQLEEILASDKKIMDIIKKEILEIKGKYANPRRTRIVEQTTELGMEDLIAEEDMVITISHAGYIKRLPLTTYRRQHRGGRGIMGAGTKEEDFIEYVFVASTHDYILFFTDRGQIHWVKVYQIPQAGRLSRGKAIVNLLRIAPDEKVTAFIRVREFDDKHNLIMATERGIAKKTNLIAYSHPRAGGIKGIRLDKGDRLISVSLTDGEKDVLLATRDGKAIRFSEKAVRTVGRVSRGVRGIRLKKGDIIIGMEVVEDESTVVVVTANGYGKRTRFSEYRSQGRGGIGVISIQTDSRNGLVEGLRTVADADELIVITAKGVIIRQPVREIRVIKRNTKGTKLIRLDKGDRVVSIAKVAVEEDENEVKEKKTSKKPKTAKQVKKKKK, encoded by the coding sequence ATAACAGAAATTCCATATCAGGTGAATAAAGCAAATCTAATTACAACAATAGCGAATCTTGTGAGAGATCATAAGATAGAAGGAATATCCGACCTGAGAGATGAATCCGATAAAGATGGATTAAGGGTTGTTGTTGAATTAAAGAGAGGAGAAATTGCACAGATAATAATTAATCAGCTTTATAAACATACTCAGATGCAGACCACATACGGCGCTATACTTCTTGCTATAGATAAAAACAGACCCAGGATTTTTAATCTACGGGAGATGTTAGATAAGTTTCTTCAGCATAGACAGGAAGTTGTGCGCAGAAGAACACAATTTGATTTAAAAAAAGCAAAAGCTAAGGCACATATTCTGGAGGGATTAAAGGTTGCAATTGAACATCTTGATAAGGTTATAAAAATAATAAAATCCTCCAAAGATGTGGATTCAGCGCGTGAGAGCTTAATGCAGGAATTCAAGCTTTCTGACCTGCAGGTACGAGCTATACTTGATATGCGTCTGCAGCGATTAACAGGATTGGAAAGAGACAAGATCCAGCAGGAGTATCTGGATACAATAAAGTTAATAAATCAACTTGAAGAGATTCTAGCAAGTGACAAGAAAATTATGGATATAATCAAAAAGGAAATACTTGAAATTAAGGGAAAGTACGCAAATCCAAGGAGAACCCGGATTGTTGAACAAACAACAGAACTGGGCATGGAAGACTTGATAGCAGAAGAAGATATGGTTATAACAATAAGCCACGCTGGATATATAAAAAGGTTGCCTTTAACAACATACAGAAGACAGCATAGAGGCGGCAGGGGTATTATGGGAGCAGGAACGAAGGAGGAGGATTTTATAGAATATGTATTTGTAGCATCCACGCATGACTATATACTTTTCTTTACAGACAGAGGACAAATTCACTGGGTAAAGGTTTATCAAATACCGCAGGCAGGCAGGCTCTCAAGAGGTAAGGCTATTGTTAATCTTTTGCGCATTGCTCCTGATGAGAAAGTTACAGCTTTTATCAGAGTTAGGGAGTTTGATGATAAACATAATTTGATAATGGCAACAGAGAGGGGTATTGCGAAGAAAACCAATCTCATTGCCTATAGCCATCCAAGAGCAGGTGGAATAAAGGGCATAAGGCTGGACAAAGGAGATAGGTTAATTTCAGTAAGTCTCACTGATGGAGAAAAGGATGTTCTCTTAGCAACAAGAGATGGTAAAGCAATTAGGTTTTCGGAAAAAGCGGTAAGAACTGTTGGAAGGGTCTCAAGGGGTGTTCGGGGCATAAGATTGAAGAAAGGAGATATTATTATTGGAATGGAAGTTGTTGAGGATGAGTCAACAGTTGTTGTTGTTACAGCTAATGGATATGGAAAACGCACGCGCTTCTCAGAGTACAGGTCCCAGGGACGCGGGGGTATCGGAGTTATTAGTATCCAGACCGATTCAAGAAATGGACTGGTTGAAGGATTAAGAACAGTTGCAGATGCTGATGAATTGATAGTTATTACAGCTAAAGGTGTAATAATACGCCAGCCTGTTAGGGAAATAAGGGTTATCAAGCGCAATACAAAAGGTACTAAGCTGATTCGTCTTGACAAAGGTGACCGTGTAGTAAGTATTGCAAAGGTCGCTGTTGAAGAAGATGAAAACGAAGTAAAAGAGAAAAAGACATCAAAGAAACCTAAAACAGCTAAACAAGTTAAGAAGAAAAAGAAGTAA
- a CDS encoding phosphatidylserine decarboxylase family protein, translating to MKFKIAKDGLPIIVFFVLLTIFSAFFHIYISVIFFVLLSFCVFFLRDPEREITKGENIVLAPADGKVMVIEQIQDSKISDEPVHRISIFLSIFDVHINRAPVDGEIVYLEYSRGRFLDARNPKASEVNENNFMVLSHKGAKVALRQIAGKIARRVVCKCSKGDKLKIGERIGMIRFGSRTDLFLPMNAEINIKIGDMVKAGITIVGKLP from the coding sequence ATGAAATTTAAAATAGCAAAAGATGGTTTGCCAATAATAGTTTTTTTTGTATTACTTACAATTTTCAGCGCTTTTTTCCATATATACATTAGTGTTATTTTTTTCGTCTTACTTAGTTTTTGTGTTTTTTTCTTAAGAGATCCTGAAAGAGAGATTACAAAAGGAGAAAATATAGTCCTTGCGCCAGCTGATGGTAAAGTAATGGTGATCGAACAAATTCAAGACAGTAAAATATCCGATGAACCAGTTCACAGAATTTCTATCTTCCTCTCGATTTTTGACGTGCATATCAATCGCGCTCCAGTTGATGGAGAAATAGTGTATCTTGAATATTCAAGAGGAAGGTTCCTTGACGCAAGAAATCCTAAGGCATCAGAAGTAAATGAGAATAATTTTATGGTGCTTTCGCATAAAGGGGCTAAGGTTGCCCTAAGGCAAATAGCAGGGAAGATTGCGCGCCGTGTTGTATGTAAATGCAGTAAGGGTGACAAACTAAAAATTGGTGAACGAATAGGAATGATAAGATTTGGCTCAAGAACAGATTTGTTTCTTCCTATGAATGCAGAGATAAACATAAAAATTGGCGATATGGTCAAGGCAGGAATAACTATTGTGGGAAAACTTCCGTGA